AGGAGCACAATGATGGCAAATGAGGAAGCCCTGCAAAAGATCAATGCTCTGGAAAATGAACTGGCCACTTTAAGAGCACAAATAGCCAAAATTGTAATCTTGCAAGAACAACAGAGCCTGACACCAGGTATTAAATTTTATGTCTCTTAGGACAGATTAATTAATGAATTTGTCCCATTTATAAGTAATAATgtgctaattaattttttttgtgagatACTGGAACACTGAGCACTCCTCCATATTGTTTTGGTTAGTTTGGTAGGTAGACAAAGCATACTAACCAAGGGATGCAGAACAGCTCTTGTCTTGAAGACAAGAGACCTGccagattttctgtattttctagtATTTCAAAAGTCTTCATATTTATGTGAAAGTCAGCCAGAATTCTGAATCTGTGGATCAGTAAAGATGTATTAACAGCTTTTTGATCAAAGCTCATGATAAACATGATGGCTTAAACCAAACTGAAGGAATTTAACTTAATTACTACCACTGAATTCTTCCCATCAGTGCTGAAGTAGGCTCTTATACCTTGAACTAATCATACAAGATGCTAATGTTGCTTTTGGAATTTGTAATAATCATCTCAAGCTTATGGAATAAATCACATAAAAGGAGATTAATTGTTTACCTGAATAATCTCAGGGGTCAAACACATTGTCCAGATGGAACCAAGAGTGATGCACTGTTACTGGTAGTAAACAGAGtaattttcttcccaagttgcTTTATCCTCTTTCCTTCACCTCTGTCTGCCTTACAGTTCTCTAACTACCATCTCCAAAGATTAGTGGGAGATGGCCCTTGTCAACTGGGGATGACAGCTCCttggtttttctcttcctaAGGGCACTCAGCAAATACAGTTTTGCCTATGTTTATATATGGTCATatcctgattttttaaatgctcttaTTTAGCTGTTTTCTGTCAACTGATAgcagtttctgtatttttccttaaCTGTTCATATTCAAAACTATGAAACAGTTGTAAAGATCCCATTACTCTTAAATTATAGTTAGTGGGAGGTTGTGAAATAACTAGTAACTTGTTTTTTATCCGTTTCCATTCATCTGTTTACtcagaaaaaatttattttatcatcTTTACCTCCCTCTTCTGGTAGAATATGGTAATGACATTGTGCATGCCTGCATATACACACAGTAGACTCTTGTATTACCTACATACATATTTTCACACACTTCAGGCCTCAAAACTCTCATTTGATTCGGCtttgctgatttatttaaaGGTGCATTTGAGCAAaagtttcttcatttgtttgtCAAGTTACTAATGTTAAAAGTACAGGAAACTTGAAATCAAGATTGTCATTAGAATCTCTATAATCAGACAGGTGGCCTGAAAACATTTGACCTCAGAGAGATGGAGCAAGCTTCAATTTCAGCGCTATTAGAGCTCTGAAAGTTATGTTTAAAAAGCTTGTATGTTAATTTCTTATTTGTGGTGATAAGTAGGAAGAAACACTGCTGACATGGCAGGCTGTGTGCAGCTTCCATCCTGGTACCTGCCTCTCAGAAGAATGTGAAATATTGGTAACATTAGGAGCAGAACACAACTAAAAAGATGTGGTGCCATCCATCCCATCACAGTGAAGAGATGAATGCACCTACAGGTTTCACAGGAAATTCAGAGAATGCTTCTCAGTCTTTGAGAAGGATTTTTATGTGGCTTTTCACTTGGGTTCACTTCAGGGGTTTATGAATGAGGATGTTATGTGATAATAAAAGAAGGCAGAGGGCGGGCAACTGAAGCTATTAAAGTTCTATTCTTACCTGAGCATATACAGGAAATTTGCAAGTAAACTGACCTGTAATgcatgtggattttttttgtagttgGGTCAAGTCCAGTTGCTCCAGCTGCTGTACCTGTTCCAcctcccccaccaccacctcctcctcctcctctgccaccaccaccacccccaggtCTACAACGAAGTATGTCTGCAATTGAGCtcattaaagaaaggaaaaacaaaaaaatgaactcTGGGCAGAATCTGTCAGAAAATGGGCCAAAGAAGAAGTCTGAAATACCAAACATGCTAGAAATCCTCAAAGACATGAACAGCGTGAAGTTACGCTCAGTGAAAAGgtaataaatgtaaataaatctCTGTGTCTTAACATTTGCATTCATTATTTGGTTTTCTGATTCAGAACTATTTCAAGGTCAGACAGATGCTGTTGTAGCACCATTCACAGCTTCTAAAGCTTTGTTTTGGACAGTGTAAAggcttcttattttcttttctagatcACCAGAAGGTAGGAAATCCAAAGTGGCTGACCCTGCAGATCCTGCAGCATTAATAGCAGAAGCTCTCAAAAAGAAATTCGCTTATCGGTACCGAAGTGATAGCCaaagtgaaggagaaaaagttACTCCAAAGGctgaaacaaagacaaagaCTGAAGTAGTGCTGGTGAGTATCGTGGTTCTGAACACGTTTGGGTGAAATGGCAGTGTCAGGAAAGCCAGGATGTCCTTCTGCCAACATATGCAAGTACTTAGGAGTGAGTTAGCACCCTTGCTCACTATGAAGCACTGCTGATAATGCCAGCttcgacaggagcaccctgtgttgggttaggaactggctggagggccgggcccagagagtggtgctgaatggggctgcatccagttggcggccggtcactagtggtgtcccccagggatcagtgttgggcccgattctgttcaatatcttcattgatgacttggatgaggggattgagtccatcatcagcaaattcgcagacgacactaagctgggggggagtgtggatcagctggaaggcaggagggctctgcagagggacctggacagactggagagctgggctgattccggtgggatgaggtttaacacggccaagtgccgagtcctgcactttggacacaacaaccccatgcagtgctacaggctggggacagagtggttggagagcagccaggcagaaagggacctgggagtctggatcgacaggaagctgaacatgagccagcagtgtgcccaggtggccgagaaggccaatggcatcctggcctgtatcaggaacagcgtggccagcaggtccaaggaagtgattctgcccctctactcagccctggtgaggccacacctcaagtactgtgtccagttctgggccccccagttcaggaaggagattgagatcCTGgtgcaggtccaaaggagggcaactgggctggtgaagggacttgagcacagaccctatgaggagaggctgagggagctggggctgttcagcctaaagaagaggaggctcaggggagacctcatcactctctacaactccctgaaaggagggtgtagccagaggggagttgggctcttttcccagacgactttcaacaagacaagagggcatggtcttaagttgtgccaggggaagtttaggttggatattagaaagaatttctttatggagagagtgatcaggcattggaa
This DNA window, taken from Calypte anna isolate BGI_N300 chromosome 2, bCalAnn1_v1.p, whole genome shotgun sequence, encodes the following:
- the MTFR1 gene encoding mitochondrial fission regulator 1, with the protein product MICWLKRLIRMAFEQVGLNMESVLWSSKPYGSSRSIVRKIGTNLSLIQCPRVQFQLTSYGTEGNTPNHLRDDAVASFADVGWVAEEEGEVCTRLRSEVWAKTTQPLSSEQPHSGKPPQRQMSLQSPLEESVSRSTMMANEEALQKINALENELATLRAQIAKIVILQEQQSLTPVGSSPVAPAAVPVPPPPPPPPPPPLPPPPPPGLQRSMSAIELIKERKNKKMNSGQNLSENGPKKKSEIPNMLEILKDMNSVKLRSVKRSPEGRKSKVADPADPAALIAEALKKKFAYRYRSDSQSEGEKVTPKAETKTKTEVVLFGPHMLKSTGKMKSLVEKS